From Sinorhizobium sp. B11:
AAGTCGGATTCCAACCGCGATGGGCAAAGACAGGCGCGAGAATGATCCGGCGTGACACGCGGCCCGTGCCCCTAAAGAAGAAGCCGCCTAGGGGGGCGGCTTCTCGGGTCCATGGATATTTGAAACGAGCTTACTCCGAAGCTGCCTCGGCCAGAGCAGGTGCCTCGCTGGAAGCGCCCTCTTCGCCTGCTGCTTCGCCTTCAGCGGCGCGGCGCGGACGGCGGGGGCGGGCGCCTGCGGCACGGCGACGGGGCTGGCGTTCAACAGGCTGCGCTGCGCCACCCTCTTCTTCCATGGCAACTTCCGCCGGAATACCCTCGATCTCCGGCTGCGGTCCGGTTCCGTCGATGGCCTCCGCCTGCTGCACCGGTGCGGCCGGCTGCTGTTCACGTGGCTGGCGCTGTTCACGCGGCTGACGCTCTTCACGCTGTTGCTGACGCTCTTCGCGTTGCGGCTGTCGCTCTTCTCGCTGCTGCTGGTGCGGCGGCTGAACGATGACGACATCGTCATTGTCACCCGTATCAAGATCGTCACCATCGCGGTCCGCATTGTCACGATCATTATAGTCGTTGCGGTCGTCGCGCTGGAAGCGCTCCTGCATCTGCGCCTGCGCGGCGGCAATGATGCGGTTGTAATGTTCGGCGTGCTGCAGGTAATTTTCGGCAATGACGCGGTCGCCGGAGCTCTGGGCGTCACGGGCGAGCTGCGCATATTTCTCAGCGATGTGCTGGGCAGTGCCGCGGATCTTCACATCGGGACCGGAACTGTCATAAGTCCTGGTCAGCGGATTGCCGCCCTTGCGGTTGAAATTGTTGTTATTGTTATTTCCGCCGCCGCCATTGTTATTATTGTTATTGCCACGCCCTCGACCGCGCTTGTTCTGCTGTCCTGGCCTCATCGATCGTTCACCTGAATTCTCTGTTTGTGATTGGATACATGGCACCAACCGCCAAGACCGGTCTATCCGGATCAGGGCCTTCGTGCCGCAAGCATAGTGCGCCTTCGCGCCGACCTGCCGCTTGTCTTCAAGTCAGTTTGACTGATTCACGCATTGGGTCGTGTTCAACCTTTGAAACTCTCGTTTAAAAGAGCAGACCCCCGAAGCTGAGCAAGTACCGAACGA
This genomic window contains:
- a CDS encoding DUF4167 domain-containing protein; amino-acid sequence: MRPGQQNKRGRGRGNNNNNNGGGGNNNNNNFNRKGGNPLTRTYDSSGPDVKIRGTAQHIAEKYAQLARDAQSSGDRVIAENYLQHAEHYNRIIAAAQAQMQERFQRDDRNDYNDRDNADRDGDDLDTGDNDDVVIVQPPHQQQREERQPQREERQQQREERQPREQRQPREQQPAAPVQQAEAIDGTGPQPEIEGIPAEVAMEEEGGAAQPVERQPRRRAAGARPRRPRRAAEGEAAGEEGASSEAPALAEAASE